In Paraburkholderia bryophila, a single genomic region encodes these proteins:
- a CDS encoding Trm112 family protein, whose translation MDARLLEILVCPICKGPLSYDRAAQELICNADKLAYPIRDGIPVMLVDEARQTVEGTPVDLNPGSVA comes from the coding sequence GTGGACGCTCGCCTGCTTGAAATTCTCGTCTGCCCGATCTGCAAGGGCCCGCTCAGCTACGACCGCGCCGCGCAGGAACTGATCTGCAACGCGGACAAGTTGGCTTATCCGATCCGCGACGGCATTCCCGTCATGCTGGTCGACGAAGCACGGCAGACCGTGGAAGGCACACCGGTCGATCTGAATCCGGGTTCGGTGGCGTAA
- a CDS encoding IS1182 family transposase: protein MLKTPTPMQHELEMVTLEELVPKDHLLRQIDAAVDFEFIREKVAHLYCADNGRPALDPVVMFKLLFIGYLFGVRSERQLMREVQVNVAYRWFARFRLTDRVPDASTFSQNRRRRFTDTTVYQEIFDAIVQQAIGRGMVEGRVLYTDSTHLKANANKRKFDLVQLEQAPSAYLAALDAAVDADRAAHDKKPLRRDERKGPDDDEGSRSAATPERKETKVSRTDPDSGYMVRDDKPTGFFYLDHRTVDARYSIVTDTHVTPASVHDSQPYLARLDRQRERFGFQVQAVGLDAGYFTPAICQGLEDRGIEGVMGYRTPNHKPGFFYKREFRYSRYREEYTCPRGQVLRYSTTNRAGYQEFRSDPSRCGTCEARGQCTTSANHVKVVIRHVWERAKERVDARRLTDWGKAIYKRRKETVERSFADAKQLHGHRYARMRGLRKVAEQCLLGAAAQNIKKIALLVARLRACLCVRQRPGNRLQWLIAALLARFNRHVVLHCQICFA from the coding sequence ATGCTGAAGACACCGACGCCCATGCAGCACGAACTCGAGATGGTGACGCTCGAGGAACTCGTGCCGAAGGACCACCTGCTGCGCCAGATCGACGCGGCGGTGGATTTCGAATTCATCCGTGAGAAGGTGGCGCACCTGTATTGCGCGGACAACGGGCGCCCAGCGCTCGATCCGGTGGTGATGTTCAAATTGCTGTTCATCGGCTACCTGTTCGGGGTACGCAGTGAGCGCCAGCTCATGCGCGAGGTGCAGGTCAACGTGGCCTACCGGTGGTTTGCACGCTTTCGGCTCACGGACCGGGTGCCTGACGCCTCGACGTTCTCGCAGAACCGGCGACGGCGCTTCACCGACACGACGGTCTACCAGGAGATCTTCGACGCAATCGTGCAGCAGGCGATCGGGCGCGGCATGGTCGAGGGACGGGTGCTCTACACCGACAGCACCCACCTGAAGGCGAACGCCAACAAGCGCAAGTTTGATCTGGTGCAGCTCGAACAGGCGCCTTCGGCTTATCTGGCGGCGCTGGACGCTGCGGTCGATGCGGACCGGGCAGCGCACGATAAGAAGCCGCTGCGGCGCGACGAACGCAAAGGCCCCGACGACGATGAGGGCTCGAGGTCGGCTGCCACACCGGAGCGCAAGGAAACGAAGGTCAGCCGCACCGACCCGGACAGCGGCTACATGGTGCGCGACGACAAGCCCACGGGCTTCTTCTACCTGGATCACCGCACGGTCGATGCGCGCTATTCAATCGTCACCGACACGCATGTGACACCCGCCTCGGTGCACGACAGCCAGCCGTATCTGGCGCGGCTGGACCGGCAGCGCGAACGCTTTGGCTTCCAGGTGCAGGCGGTGGGGCTGGATGCGGGCTACTTCACGCCGGCAATCTGCCAGGGGCTGGAGGATCGCGGCATTGAGGGCGTGATGGGCTACCGCACGCCGAATCACAAGCCCGGGTTCTTCTACAAACGCGAGTTCAGATACAGCCGGTATCGCGAGGAATACACGTGCCCACGCGGGCAGGTACTGCGCTACAGCACGACAAACCGCGCGGGCTATCAGGAGTTCAGGTCCGATCCGTCGCGCTGCGGCACCTGTGAGGCGCGCGGCCAATGCACGACGAGCGCAAACCATGTGAAGGTGGTCATCCGGCACGTATGGGAGCGCGCGAAGGAGCGCGTCGATGCGCGTCGCCTGACCGACTGGGGCAAGGCGATCTACAAACGGCGCAAGGAAACGGTGGAGCGCAGCTTCGCGGATGCCAAGCAGCTGCATGGGCATCGCTACGCGAGGATGCGCGGGCTGCGCAAGGTGGCCGAGCAGTGCCTGCTCGGCGCTGCGGCGCAGAACATCAAGAAGATCGCGCTGCTGGTGGCACGCCTGCGGGCGTGTTTATGCGTGCGCCAGCGGCCCGGCAATCGCCTGCAGTGGCTCATCGCTGCACTTCTGGCCCGTTTCAACCGCCACGTCGTGCTTCACTGCCAGATTTGCTTTGCCTGA
- a CDS encoding DUF3579 domain-containing protein, with protein MAEEAPTEFFIQGITSKGKRFRPSDWSERLAGVMACFGPGKKGPNAYMQYSPYVRPTMIGDLKCVILDSRLRDIEPMAFDFVLNFAKDNDLLVTEACELQLEHATPQEKRHVI; from the coding sequence ATGGCCGAAGAAGCTCCAACCGAATTTTTCATTCAGGGCATCACGTCGAAGGGAAAGCGGTTCCGACCGAGCGACTGGTCGGAGCGGCTTGCGGGCGTGATGGCGTGCTTCGGCCCGGGAAAAAAGGGGCCGAACGCCTACATGCAGTATTCGCCCTACGTCCGGCCGACCATGATCGGCGACCTCAAGTGCGTCATTCTCGATTCGCGTTTGCGGGACATCGAGCCCATGGCCTTCGACTTCGTGCTCAACTTTGCGAAAGACAATGACCTTCTCGTGACCGAGGCGTGTGAACTGCAACTCGAACACGCTACGCCGCAAGAAAAAAGACACGTGATTTAA
- a CDS encoding SirB1 family protein yields MTRVLDYFSTLVAEDDSLPLTEAALSLAQDAYPDLDLQGTLAEIDELVVRLQRRMPDDADIRQKVGILNRFFFRELGFARNLNDYEDPDNSHLNAVLKRRRGIPISLAVLYLEMAEQIGIPVRGVSFPGHFLLRVTTPDGDVMLDPTNGHSLSESQMVEMLEPYVASASDSVSRALRMLLQPATRREIIARMLRNLKSTYLQTERWQRLLAVQQRLVILLPNSIEEVRDRGFAYARLDYLRPALEDLERYLGDCPDAEDATVVESQLHELRQRTQHNDGD; encoded by the coding sequence ATGACGCGAGTTCTCGACTATTTCAGCACGCTCGTCGCGGAAGACGACAGCCTGCCGCTCACCGAGGCGGCGCTCTCGCTAGCGCAGGACGCTTATCCGGACCTCGATCTGCAAGGCACGCTGGCCGAGATCGATGAGTTGGTGGTGCGCCTGCAGCGCCGCATGCCGGACGACGCCGACATCCGGCAGAAGGTCGGCATTCTGAATCGCTTTTTCTTCCGCGAGCTGGGTTTCGCCAGAAACCTCAACGATTACGAAGACCCCGACAACAGCCATCTGAACGCGGTGCTCAAGCGTCGCCGCGGCATTCCGATTTCGCTCGCGGTGCTGTACCTGGAAATGGCCGAGCAGATCGGGATTCCGGTGCGTGGCGTGTCGTTTCCGGGGCACTTTCTGCTGCGCGTCACCACGCCCGACGGCGACGTGATGCTCGATCCGACCAACGGACATTCGCTGTCCGAGTCGCAGATGGTGGAGATGCTGGAGCCTTATGTGGCGTCGGCCAGCGACTCGGTGAGCCGGGCGTTGCGCATGCTGCTGCAACCGGCCACGCGGCGCGAGATCATCGCGCGAATGCTGCGCAATCTGAAGTCCACGTATCTTCAGACGGAACGTTGGCAGCGCCTGCTGGCGGTGCAGCAGCGTCTGGTGATCCTGCTGCCGAACAGTATCGAAGAGGTGCGGGATCGCGGCTTCGCTTATGCGCGGCTCGATTATTTGCGCCCCGCGCTCGAAGACCTCGAGCGCTATCTCGGCGATTGTCCGGATGCCGAGGACGCGACCGTCGTGGAATCGCAGTTGCATGAGTTGCGGCAACGCACGCAGCACAACGACGGCGATTAA
- the murJ gene encoding murein biosynthesis integral membrane protein MurJ, translating to MNLFRALLTVSGFTLLSRVTGLARETLIARAFGASQYTDAFYVAFRIPNLLRRISAEGAFSQAFVPILAEFKNSQGHDATKALVDATSTVLAWALAVMSILGVVFASGVVFVVASGLAHEGHAYTLAVTMTRIMFPYIIFISLTSLASGVLNTYKNFSLPAFAPVLLNVAFIAAAVFVAPRMKTPVYALAWAVIVGGVLQFIVQLPGLKKIDMIPRIGLNPVKALAHRGVKRVLSKMVPAMFAVSVAQISLIINTNIASRIGPGAVSWINYADRLMEFPTALLGVALGTILLPSLSKAHVDADPHEYSSLLDWGLRVTFLLAAPSAIALFFFAEPLTAVLFHYGKFDGNSVVMVSRALSAYGVGLIGLILIKILAPGFYAKQDIKTPVKIGVVVLVLTQLSNYVFVPIFAHAGLTLSVGLGACGNALLLFLGLRKRGIYMPSNGWLKFFVQLLGACLVLAGVMHWLAISFDWIGMHDRPVDRIALLAACLVLFAALYFGMLWLMGFKYAYFKRRVK from the coding sequence ATGAATCTATTCCGAGCCCTGCTGACGGTCAGCGGCTTCACGCTGCTGTCGCGCGTGACCGGACTGGCCCGCGAAACGCTGATCGCACGCGCGTTCGGTGCCAGTCAATACACTGACGCGTTCTACGTCGCCTTCCGCATTCCGAACCTGCTGCGCCGTATTTCGGCCGAAGGCGCGTTTTCGCAAGCCTTCGTGCCGATCCTCGCCGAGTTCAAGAACAGCCAGGGGCACGACGCCACCAAGGCGCTGGTCGACGCCACGTCTACAGTGCTTGCGTGGGCGCTGGCGGTCATGTCGATTCTCGGCGTGGTGTTCGCGTCCGGCGTGGTGTTCGTCGTCGCGTCGGGTCTGGCGCACGAAGGCCACGCGTACACGCTCGCGGTCACCATGACCCGCATCATGTTCCCGTACATCATCTTCATCTCGCTGACGTCGCTGGCGTCGGGCGTGCTGAATACGTACAAGAACTTCTCGTTGCCCGCGTTCGCGCCGGTGCTGCTGAACGTCGCGTTTATCGCCGCGGCGGTGTTCGTCGCGCCGCGTATGAAAACGCCGGTCTATGCGCTTGCGTGGGCGGTGATCGTCGGCGGGGTGTTGCAGTTCATCGTGCAATTGCCGGGGCTGAAGAAGATCGACATGATCCCGCGCATCGGCCTGAATCCGGTGAAGGCGCTCGCGCATCGCGGCGTGAAACGCGTGCTGTCGAAGATGGTGCCCGCCATGTTCGCCGTGTCGGTCGCGCAGATCAGTCTGATCATCAACACGAACATCGCGTCGCGCATCGGCCCGGGCGCTGTCTCGTGGATCAATTACGCCGATCGGCTGATGGAGTTTCCGACTGCGCTGCTGGGCGTCGCGCTCGGCACGATTTTGCTGCCGAGCCTGTCGAAAGCGCACGTCGACGCCGATCCGCACGAGTATTCGTCGTTGCTCGACTGGGGCCTGCGCGTCACGTTCCTGCTGGCCGCGCCGAGCGCGATCGCGCTGTTTTTCTTCGCCGAGCCGCTGACCGCCGTGCTGTTCCACTACGGCAAGTTCGACGGCAATTCGGTCGTGATGGTGAGCCGCGCGCTGTCCGCGTACGGCGTCGGCCTGATTGGCCTGATTCTGATCAAGATCCTCGCGCCGGGTTTCTACGCGAAGCAGGACATCAAAACACCGGTGAAGATCGGCGTGGTCGTGCTGGTGCTGACGCAGCTCAGCAACTACGTATTCGTGCCGATTTTCGCGCATGCCGGCCTCACGCTGAGCGTCGGGCTCGGCGCGTGCGGCAATGCGCTGCTGCTGTTTCTGGGTCTGCGCAAGCGCGGTATTTATATGCCGTCGAACGGTTGGCTCAAATTTTTCGTGCAATTGCTCGGCGCCTGTCTGGTGCTGGCGGGCGTGATGCACTGGCTGGCCATCAGTTTCGACTGGATCGGCATGCATGACCGGCCGGTCGACCGGATCGCGTTGCTGGCGGCGTGCCTCGTTCTGTTCGCCGCGCTATATTTCGGTATGCTTTGGCTGATGGGCTTCAAGTACGCGTATTTCAAAAGACGAGTGAAGTGA
- the argF gene encoding ornithine carbamoyltransferase, producing the protein MTAKKIRHYLQFKDFSLDDYEYVLERARILKRKFKSYETYHPLHDRTLAMIFEKNSTRTRLSFEAGIFQLGGHAVFMSTRDTQLGRGEPIEDAAQVISRMVDIIMIRTFGQDILKRFAENSRVPVINGLTNEYHPCQVLADIFTYFEHRGPIRGKTVAWVGDANNMLYTWIEAAQILGFNLRLSTPPGYKLDHTMVAAESAPFYEEFDDPNEACAGADLVTTDVWTSMGFEAENEARKKAFADWCVDADMMARANADALFMHCLPAHRGEEVSAEVIDGPQSVVWDEAENRLHVQKALMEYLLLGKLNH; encoded by the coding sequence ATGACCGCCAAGAAAATTCGCCACTATCTGCAGTTCAAGGATTTCTCGCTGGACGACTACGAGTACGTGCTCGAACGCGCGCGCATTCTGAAGCGCAAATTCAAGAGCTACGAGACTTATCACCCGCTGCACGATCGCACGCTGGCCATGATCTTCGAAAAGAATTCGACACGCACGCGCCTGTCGTTCGAAGCCGGCATCTTCCAGCTCGGCGGGCACGCGGTGTTCATGAGCACGCGCGACACCCAGCTCGGCCGCGGCGAACCGATCGAAGACGCAGCGCAAGTGATCTCGCGCATGGTCGACATCATCATGATCCGCACATTCGGCCAGGACATTCTTAAGCGCTTCGCTGAGAATTCGCGCGTGCCGGTCATCAACGGGTTGACCAACGAATATCACCCGTGCCAGGTGCTGGCGGACATTTTCACGTACTTCGAGCACCGTGGCCCGATTCGCGGCAAGACGGTTGCATGGGTCGGCGACGCCAACAACATGCTGTACACGTGGATTGAAGCCGCGCAGATTCTCGGCTTCAATCTGCGCCTGTCCACGCCGCCGGGCTACAAGCTCGATCACACCATGGTTGCCGCGGAAAGCGCGCCGTTCTACGAAGAATTCGACGACCCGAACGAAGCCTGCGCGGGCGCCGATCTCGTCACGACCGACGTCTGGACCAGCATGGGCTTCGAAGCTGAAAACGAAGCGCGCAAGAAAGCCTTCGCCGACTGGTGCGTCGACGCCGACATGATGGCGCGCGCCAACGCCGACGCGCTGTTCATGCACTGCCTGCCCGCCCACCGCGGCGAGGAAGTCAGCGCCGAAGTGATCGACGGCCCGCAAAGCGTCGTGTGGGACGAAGCGGAAAATCGCCTGCACGTGCAAAAGGCGTTGATGGAATACCTGCTGCTCGGCAAGCTGAATCACTGA
- the kdsB gene encoding 3-deoxy-manno-octulosonate cytidylyltransferase yields the protein MTQANATTPPFIAVVPARLASTRLPNKPLADIGGKPMVVRVAERARESGAQQVLIASDAQAVLDAARDHGFEAVLTRADHPSGTDRLAEVAAQFGWSDDTIVVNVQGDEPLIDPALVCGVASHLAASHGCAIATAAHPITDPAEIFNPNVVKVVLDARGVALYFSRAPIPWSRDAYQPHWPNVASMPTPPAPAVVYRHIGLYAYRAQFLRTYPTLAISPIEQVEALEQLRAMWHGERIAVRVTDNAPLPGVDTPADLARVQALFGS from the coding sequence ATGACCCAAGCCAACGCCACCACTCCCCCGTTCATCGCCGTCGTGCCGGCCCGGCTCGCTTCGACGCGTCTGCCGAACAAGCCGCTCGCCGACATCGGCGGCAAGCCGATGGTGGTGCGGGTCGCCGAACGTGCACGCGAATCGGGCGCCCAGCAGGTGCTGATCGCCTCAGACGCGCAAGCGGTGCTCGACGCGGCTCGCGACCACGGCTTCGAAGCCGTGCTCACGCGCGCCGATCATCCGTCGGGCACGGACCGTCTCGCGGAAGTCGCCGCGCAGTTCGGCTGGAGCGACGACACGATCGTCGTCAACGTGCAGGGCGACGAACCGCTGATCGATCCGGCGCTGGTGTGCGGCGTTGCGTCGCACCTCGCGGCGAGCCACGGCTGCGCGATCGCCACCGCCGCGCATCCGATCACCGACCCGGCTGAAATCTTCAACCCGAACGTCGTCAAGGTCGTGCTCGACGCGCGCGGCGTGGCGCTGTACTTTTCGCGTGCGCCGATTCCCTGGTCGCGCGACGCTTACCAGCCGCATTGGCCGAATGTCGCGTCGATGCCCACGCCGCCGGCCCCCGCGGTCGTCTACCGGCATATCGGGCTGTATGCGTATCGCGCGCAATTCCTGCGCACCTACCCCACGCTCGCGATCTCGCCAATCGAACAGGTCGAAGCGCTCGAACAATTGCGCGCCATGTGGCATGGCGAGCGCATCGCGGTGCGCGTCACCGACAACGCGCCGCTGCCCGGCGTCGACACACCCGCCGATCTCGCACGCGTGCAGGCTTTATTCGGGTCTTGA
- the adk gene encoding adenylate kinase, producing the protein MRLILLGAPGAGKGTQATFIKEKFGIPQISTGDMLRAAVKAGTPLGIEAKRFMDAGELVTDELIINLVKERLQQADCANGYLFDGFPRTIPQAEAMKQAGVAIDYVLEIDVPFDEIIVRMSGRRSHAASGRTYHVKFNPPKVEGVDDVTGEPLIQRDDDKEETVKKRLEVYEAQTKPLIEYYTTWANNGDASTSLKAPQYRRISGLGSVDEIRGRAFEALK; encoded by the coding sequence ATGCGTTTGATCCTTTTGGGTGCGCCCGGTGCAGGTAAGGGCACTCAGGCAACCTTCATCAAGGAAAAATTCGGCATTCCGCAGATTTCCACCGGCGACATGTTGCGCGCGGCCGTCAAGGCCGGCACGCCGCTCGGCATCGAAGCCAAGCGTTTCATGGACGCGGGCGAGCTGGTCACGGACGAACTCATCATCAATCTGGTGAAGGAACGTCTGCAGCAAGCCGACTGCGCGAACGGCTATCTGTTCGACGGTTTTCCGCGCACCATTCCGCAAGCCGAAGCCATGAAGCAGGCCGGCGTCGCGATCGACTACGTGCTCGAGATCGACGTGCCGTTCGACGAGATCATCGTGCGCATGAGCGGCCGTCGCTCGCATGCTGCGTCGGGTCGTACGTATCACGTCAAGTTCAATCCGCCGAAGGTCGAAGGCGTGGACGATGTGACCGGCGAACCGCTGATCCAGCGCGACGACGACAAGGAAGAAACGGTCAAGAAGCGTCTGGAAGTGTATGAAGCGCAAACCAAGCCGCTGATCGAGTACTACACCACGTGGGCCAATAACGGCGACGCATCGACTTCGCTGAAGGCGCCGCAATACCGCCGCATTTCGGGCCTCGGCAGCGTCGACGAAATTCGCGGCCGCGCATTCGAAGCGCTGAAGTAA
- the rpsT gene encoding 30S ribosomal protein S20 — protein sequence MANTAQARKRARQAAKANSHNSALRSKFRTAIKAVRKAIDAGDKAKALEIFKASSKTIDIIADKKIVHKNKAARNKSRLAAALKGLQAPAAQ from the coding sequence ATGGCTAATACCGCACAAGCACGTAAGCGCGCCCGCCAGGCCGCCAAGGCAAACTCGCACAACTCGGCACTGCGCTCGAAGTTCCGCACGGCCATCAAGGCTGTCCGCAAGGCGATCGACGCCGGCGACAAGGCTAAGGCCCTTGAAATCTTCAAGGCATCGTCGAAGACCATCGACATCATTGCCGACAAGAAAATCGTTCACAAGAATAAGGCTGCTCGCAATAAGAGCCGTCTCGCCGCAGCCCTCAAGGGTCTGCAAGCGCCCGCAGCGCAGTAA
- a CDS encoding 3-hydroxyacyl-CoA dehydrogenase, protein MEIRDNVFLITGGASGLGAATARLFVENGGKVVLADLNEAAGQALAQELGGVFVKCDVSREDDATQAVEAATKLGTLRGLINCAGVAPAVKTVGKDGPHPLESFSRTISINLIGTFNMVRLAAAAMSKNEPNANGERGVIVNTASVAAFDGQIGQAAYAASKAGVAGMTLPIARDLSRNAIRVMTIAPGIFETPMLLGMPQEVQDALGAMVPFPPRLGKPIEYAMLAKQIFDNPMLNGEVIRLDGAIRMQPK, encoded by the coding sequence ATGGAGATTCGTGACAACGTATTCCTGATCACCGGTGGTGCATCGGGTCTCGGCGCCGCAACCGCGCGCCTGTTCGTCGAGAACGGCGGCAAGGTGGTGCTCGCCGACCTGAACGAAGCGGCCGGCCAGGCGCTCGCGCAGGAACTCGGCGGCGTGTTCGTCAAATGCGACGTGAGCCGCGAAGACGACGCGACGCAAGCCGTCGAAGCCGCCACGAAGCTCGGCACGCTGCGCGGCCTGATCAATTGCGCCGGTGTCGCGCCGGCCGTCAAAACGGTGGGCAAAGACGGCCCGCATCCGCTCGAGTCGTTCTCGCGCACCATCTCGATCAACCTGATCGGCACCTTCAACATGGTCCGGCTCGCGGCCGCGGCCATGTCGAAGAACGAGCCGAACGCGAATGGCGAGCGTGGCGTGATCGTCAACACGGCGTCGGTGGCGGCGTTCGACGGCCAGATCGGCCAGGCGGCTTATGCGGCGTCGAAAGCCGGCGTGGCCGGCATGACGCTGCCGATCGCCCGCGACCTGTCGCGCAACGCGATCCGCGTCATGACGATCGCGCCGGGCATCTTCGAAACGCCGATGCTGCTCGGCATGCCGCAGGAAGTGCAGGACGCCCTCGGCGCGATGGTGCCGTTCCCCCCGCGCCTCGGCAAGCCGATCGAATACGCGATGCTGGCCAAGCAGATCTTCGACAATCCGATGCTCAATGGCGAAGTGATTCGTCTGGACGGCGCGATCCGGATGCAGCCGAAGTAA